The genomic window TCCGGTCACCAGGCCCTCCTTGACCGCACGCCAGGCCACGCTCGGCAGCCGCGCGGTCGCTGCGCCCGCATCACGCTCGCTCTGGTGGCCCTCGCCGGCCACGATGACGCGCGGCCTCGTCGCCGTCAGCGCGACCGCCGAGCCGGGCACCTCACGCAGAGGACCGTCGCGCACCCAGGCCTGCACCTGCGGCGTGCGCGCGTAGCCTCCGACGAGCAGCCCAGCGCCACTGAGGCTGGCGCGGCGACGCAGGATCTCGCGCACGTGCGGATAGGGAGCCCGGGGCTCCTGCAGGTTGTCGTCCCCGTCGTCCCACCAGGCGAGCAGACCGAGGTCCTGCACCGGCGCAAACGCTGCTGACCGTGAGCCGATCACGATGTGGGTGTGGCCGCGCAGCACGCGGAGCCAGGCGGAGTAGCGCTGCTCAGGGCCTAGGTCGGCCGTGAGGCGGACGTAGGAGTCAGCGCCCAGTGCCGCATCGAGTGCCGCCGCCAAGCGGTCGAGGTCACGGTGGTCCGGTGTCACCACGATCGCACCACGCCCTGACGCGCGGGCAGCCACCACGGCAGTGGCCAGCGCGGCGGGCCACCCCTGAGCAGATCCGGCGTCAGGCAGCGCGGTCCACGCCGCTGCCGGGGCCTCCCCCATCGCGATCCGGCGCAACATCGCGGCCCCGGCCGGGTAGTCCTCCCACCCGCTCAGCACCAGGGACGGGTGCCCGGATGACGGAGTCGTCACCCCCTCGTCTTCCGCCGGCGGTCGACGGGCCGGGGTTGCCTTCTCGGCCCGCGCATGGCGAGGCGGGACGGCTAGTCGCAGCACGTCCGCGAGGGTGCCGGCGTAGTGGTCGGCCAGCTCGCGGCACAGACGGGCCAGGTGCGGAGTGAGGACCACCTCGTCCGACACCACCTTGAGCAGCGGAGTCAGCCGCCCGGTGTGCTCTGCCGTGTCCTTGCGTGCCAGCACGAACCCGTCGACCGGTCGGCCGGCGAAACGGACCCGGACCCGGACACCGGGCTGCGCGGCCTGCGCGAGCGTGGCTGGCACGGAGTATTCAAACGGACGGTCCAGGTGCGCCAGGTGGCTGTCCACCGCCACCTCCGCCACCGG from Ornithinimicrobium cryptoxanthini includes these protein-coding regions:
- a CDS encoding primosome assembly protein PriA (binding of PriA to forked DNA starts the assembly of the primosome, also possesses 3'-5' helicase activity), giving the protein MSGDQEGPPSQESQPTLAGLSVPASPPAGPQRSGTADEVAATDPVAEVAVDSHLAHLDRPFEYSVPATLAQAAQPGVRVRVRFAGRPVDGFVLARKDTAEHTGRLTPLLKVVSDEVVLTPHLARLCRELADHYAGTLADVLRLAVPPRHARAEKATPARRPPAEDEGVTTPSSGHPSLVLSGWEDYPAGAAMLRRIAMGEAPAAAWTALPDAGSAQGWPAALATAVVAARASGRGAIVVTPDHRDLDRLAAALDAALGADSYVRLTADLGPEQRYSAWLRVLRGHTHIVIGSRSAAFAPVQDLGLLAWWDDGDDNLQEPRAPYPHVREILRRRASLSGAGLLVGGYARTPQVQAWVRDGPLREVPGSAVALTATRPRVIVAGEGHQSERDAGAATARLPSVAWRAVKEGLVTGPVLVQVPRRGYLVALSCEDCRTPVRCAHCSGPLRVGRAAGAAECAWCARPDAGRPCRHCGATARRSSVVGEARTAEEVGRAFPGVRVVVSRAGQVLSAVDDRPAVVVATPGAEPVAAGGYAATLLLDGWAMLDRGGLDSGVEALRRWMAAAALTRPGATVVLAGVPPHATLPPVEALVRWDPIWLAVREVEERLVLGLPPARRAASVTGEPATVAAAEQVLTGEPYAARLEVLGPLAVSGGPAEEGGQLRLVVRERPPGAGDVAEQGERRADSAALSTALRDLRAGRSLRKESGGLLVRLDPPDLDI